From Nocardioides faecalis:
TCCCTGGCCGTGTACGACGACTACCCGGCCGCGCAGCGCACGGTCGACTACCTCTCCGACCGGGGCTTCCCGGTCCAGAACTGCATGATCGTGGGCACCGACCTCAAGCAGGTCGAACGGATCACCGGACGACTGACCGCCGGGAAGGTCGCGGCGGGCGGTGCGATGAGCGGGATCTGGTTCGGCCTGTTCGTCGGCCTCCTGCTCAGCTTCTTCGGCGGCGAGGGCGAGGTGCTGGCGATCGTGCTGTCCTCGGCGTTGATCGGCCTGGCGTTCGGCGTGGTCTTCGCGCTGCTCAGCTTCGTGGCGACCCGGGGCCGACGCGACTTCTCCTCGGTCAACGCCGTCGTCGCCACCCGCTACGAGGTGCTCGTGGAGCACAAGGTCGCCGGCCAGGCCCGCGACCTGCTCGCCACGCTCCCCGGCGCGCTGCCCGACCCGTTCAGCTGACCGACCGGCCCGACCGGTCCGGCCGACCGGCCGCTGACCTGAGCGCAGCGGCGCCGGTCAGGACAGCTCGCGCTTGAGGATCTTGCCGGTGGCGGTCATCGGCAGCGCGTCGACGATCTCGACGATCCGCGGGTACTTGTAGGCCGCCATCTGCTCCTTGCCCCAGGCCACGATCTCCTCCGGCGTCGCGGACGCACCGGGCTCGAGGATGACCACGGCCTTGATCTCCTCGCCGTGGGTCTCGTGCGGCACCCCGATGACCGCGGCCAGCGAGATCGCGGGGTGGGTGAGCAGCACCTCCTCGATCTCACGGGGATAGACGTTGTAGCCGCCGCGGATGATCATGTCCTTGGAGCGGTCGACGATGTAGTACCAGCCGTCGGCGTCCTTGCGGCCGAGGTCGCCGGAGCGGAACCAGCCGTCCGGGCTGATCGCCTGGGCGGTCGCCTCGGGCCGCTTGTAGTAGCCCTTCATCACGTTGTCGCCGCGGATCGCGATCTCACCGATCCGCTCGGCGCCGTCCTCGCGGACGTCGTCCCAGCCGTCCGGGTCGATCAGCTTCATCTCCACACCGCGGATCGGGGTGCCGATGGAGCCCACCCGGACGGGCTCGCCGTACGGCGAGAAGCTGGCGACCGGCGAGGTCTCGGACAGCCCGTAGCCCTCGAGGATCGTGACGCCGAAGCGCTCCTCGAAGCGGTGGTGCACCTCGACCGGAAGCGCCGCCCCGCCGGCGACCGCGACGCGGAGGTTGTTGGCCAGGGTGGCGACGTCGACGCTGTCGTCGAGCGCGCCCAGCAGGCCCCAGTACATGGTGGGCACGCCGGCGAAGAAGGTGACCTTCTCGCTCAGCATCAGCGAGATCGCCGCCTTGGGCTCGAAGCGGGGCAGCATGACGACGGTGCCGCCGTAGGCGAAGGCACCGTTCTGGATCACGGTCTGGCCGAAGGAGTGGAACAGCGGCAGCACGCACAGGTAGGTGTCGGGGTGGGCGGCGTCGGCGCCGAAGAGCGACTCGCTGGCCAGCGCGTTGGAGCGCATGTTGCGGTGGGTGAGCTCGGCACCCTTGGGCTGCCCGGTGGTGCCGGAGGTGTAGAGGATGACCGCGGTGTCGTCGTCGGCGACGTCGACGGTGTCGAACGTGGCCGGCTGGCCGGCCACTGCGGCACCGAAGGTCTGTGCGCCCTCGATCGGCGACGGCGCCGCCGGGTCGGCGGTGATGAGGAAGAAGTGCTCGCACCCCTCGGCCGTCCCGAAGCCCTCGAACGCCTCCTTGCCGATGGGCAGGTCCGGGGTGCCCTCGAACGCGAAGAGCGCCTTCGCGTCGGAGTCGCCGAGGTGGTAGGCCACCTCCCGGCCCTTGAGCAGCACGTTGAGCGGCACGACCGTCGCCCCGGCCTTGAGGATGCCGTTGTAGACGATCGAGAAGTAGGGCAGGTTCGGGCAGCTCAGCGCCACCTTGTCGCCGGGCCCGATGCCGCGGGAGACGAGCAGGTTCGCCACCTGGTTGGCCGCGGCGTCGACCTGCGGATAGCTCAGCCGGGTCTCACCCAGGACGATCGCGGTGCGCTCGGGGAACTCCCGGGCGCTGTTCTCGAGGAAACCGGCGAGGTTCGTCATGCAGGCAATGTACGTGCCCGGCCGCAGCGCCTCCGCGCCCCGGGACCAGCGCTCCCGCGCCCCGGGATCCGTCAGAAGCGCTCGCCGGTGAGCCGCTCGTAGGCCTCCAGGTAGCGGCTGCGGGTGCGCTCGATGACCTCGGCCGGCAGCGGCGGCGGCGCTTCGCCGGAGGAGCGGTCCCAGCCGGACTCGGGCGAGAGCGCCCAGTTGCGCACGATCTGCTTGTCGTACGACGGCTGCGTGCGCCCCGGCTGCCAGTCGTCGGCGGGCCAGTACCGCGAGGAGTCGGGGGTGAGCACCTCGTCGGCCAGCACGATGGGCGGCGGGGTGACGTCGCCGGCGACGGCGGGCAGCACGCCGAACTCGAGCTTGGTGTCGGCCAGGATGATGCCGCGCTCGCGGGCGATCTCCTCGGCGCGACCGTAGACGGCCAGCGTCAGGTCGCGCAGCGTCTCCGCCGTACCGCTGCCGACGGTCTCCACGATCGCGTCGAAGGAGACGTTCTCGTCGTGGTCGCCGAGCTCGGCCTTCGTGGCGGGGGTGAAGATCGGTGCGGGCAGCCGGCTGCCGTCCTCCAGGCCGGCGGGCAGCGCGACGCCGCACACCTCGCCGCTCGCGCGGTAGTCGAGGAGGCCGGAGCCGGTCAGGTAGCCGCGGGCCACGCACTCGACGGGGAACATGTCGAGCCGCTCGCAGATCACCGCGCGCCCGCGCACCGCCTCGGGCACGTCGGTGGAGATGACGTGGTTGGGCACCAGGTCGGCCAGCTGCTCGAACCACCACAGCGACATCCGGGTGAGGATCTCGCCCTTGTCCGGGATGGTCGTCTCCAGCACGAAGTCGAAGATGGAGAGCCGGTCGCTGGCCACCATCAGCAGCTTGCCGGCGTGCTCGCCGTCGGTGACCTCGTAGAGGTCGCGCACCTTGCCCGAGTGCAGGTGGCGGGCCCCG
This genomic window contains:
- a CDS encoding general stress protein codes for the protein MSIPTTGNDPNRSLLRLDYPQSLAVYDDYPAAQRTVDYLSDRGFPVQNCMIVGTDLKQVERITGRLTAGKVAAGGAMSGIWFGLFVGLLLSFFGGEGEVLAIVLSSALIGLAFGVVFALLSFVATRGRRDFSSVNAVVATRYEVLVEHKVAGQARDLLATLPGALPDPFS
- a CDS encoding long-chain-fatty-acid--CoA ligase, with translation MTNLAGFLENSAREFPERTAIVLGETRLSYPQVDAAANQVANLLVSRGIGPGDKVALSCPNLPYFSIVYNGILKAGATVVPLNVLLKGREVAYHLGDSDAKALFAFEGTPDLPIGKEAFEGFGTAEGCEHFFLITADPAAPSPIEGAQTFGAAVAGQPATFDTVDVADDDTAVILYTSGTTGQPKGAELTHRNMRSNALASESLFGADAAHPDTYLCVLPLFHSFGQTVIQNGAFAYGGTVVMLPRFEPKAAISLMLSEKVTFFAGVPTMYWGLLGALDDSVDVATLANNLRVAVAGGAALPVEVHHRFEERFGVTILEGYGLSETSPVASFSPYGEPVRVGSIGTPIRGVEMKLIDPDGWDDVREDGAERIGEIAIRGDNVMKGYYKRPEATAQAISPDGWFRSGDLGRKDADGWYYIVDRSKDMIIRGGYNVYPREIEEVLLTHPAISLAAVIGVPHETHGEEIKAVVILEPGASATPEEIVAWGKEQMAAYKYPRIVEIVDALPMTATGKILKRELS
- a CDS encoding phosphoribosylaminoimidazolesuccinocarboxamide synthase, with the protein product MTLANIPPAPELPGARHLHSGKVRDLYEVTDGEHAGKLLMVASDRLSIFDFVLETTIPDKGEILTRMSLWWFEQLADLVPNHVISTDVPEAVRGRAVICERLDMFPVECVARGYLTGSGLLDYRASGEVCGVALPAGLEDGSRLPAPIFTPATKAELGDHDENVSFDAIVETVGSGTAETLRDLTLAVYGRAEEIARERGIILADTKLEFGVLPAVAGDVTPPPIVLADEVLTPDSSRYWPADDWQPGRTQPSYDKQIVRNWALSPESGWDRSSGEAPPPLPAEVIERTRSRYLEAYERLTGERF